A single genomic interval of Oreochromis aureus strain Israel breed Guangdong linkage group 12, ZZ_aureus, whole genome shotgun sequence harbors:
- the LOC116310967 gene encoding izumo sperm-egg fusion protein 1 isoform X4: MEGFMLTILNVTFRLFYFPYQIVGASVVRGNNSNIKFAEVKRFIQLVVNVTVFDLVTTTTGVHCLTSRTDHRGKLSCRGEMLLMLVSLLCCVTAARACLQCDRSIRMMHEDFILSAPTLQDQLNLQSIRDQAYVTYIETSQERKGLIDPTTLYRAKTEYQSEFDRFLKTKLTGLLIRRVMDCVSCRYKVYICPSPTGQQDCGEYPVQAEEGGQALLNCFLPWHRLLLGRPEYHYSWAPGASDIDKMNESDFSVLIVTEDSSIVLNQLRLDEEGTYRCSLQAQNGTIFYQATFPLTVIPSPHQTHWPLVTLPSLPHGDSYSPFQPTGALLVPLITVVTALTLTASVGLAVVLRVMMNQQRTATELRRRRKEENGTENMT; encoded by the exons ATGGAGGGATTCATGTTGACTATCCTTAACGTTACTtttagattattttattttccttacCAAATCGTTGGTGCTAGCGTTGTCCGTGGAAACAATTCAAATATCAAGTTCGCAGAGGTCAAACGTTTCATTCAACTTgtagtgaat GTTACCGTCTTCGACCTTGTGACAACAACAACTGGAGTGCATTGCCTAACTTCCCGAACAGACCACAGAG GAAAACTCAGCTGCAGAGGGGAGATGCTGTTGATGCTGGTGTCCCTGCTCTGCTGTGTCACTGCAGCCAGGGCCTGTCTGCAGTGCGACCGCAGCATCCGAATGATGCACGAGGACTTCATCTTGTCTGCTCCCACTCTGCAAGACCAGCTCAACTTGCAAAGTATTCGTGACCAAGCCTATGTGACCTACATAGAGACCAGTCAGGAACGAAAGGGGCTCATTG ATCCCACTACTCTATACAGAGCTAAAACTGAATACCAGAGTGAATTTGATCGCTTCTTGAAAACCAAGCTCACTG GGCTTCTAATTAGAAGAGTAATGGATTGCGTCTCTTGCCGCTACAAAGTATACATCTGTCCCTCTCCGACTGGCCAACAGGACTGTGGTg AGTATCCTGTGCAGGCTGAGGAAGGAGGCCAGGCTTTGTTGAATTGTTTTCTTCCATGGCACCGTCTTCTATTGGGTAGACCAGAGTACCACTACTCCTGGGCGCCAGGAGCATCAGATATTGATAAG ATGAATGAAAGTGACTTCAGTGTCTTGATAGTGACAGAAGACTCGTCTATTGTCTTGAATCAACTGCGTTTGGATGAAGAAGGAACATACCGCTGCTCCCTGCAAGCCCAAAATGGAACCATCTTCTATCAAGCCACTTTCCCACTCACTG TCATACCGTCTCCTCACCAGACTCACTGGCCTTTAGTCACTCTGCCCTCCCTGCCTCATGGAGACAGCTACTCACCTTTTCAGCCTACGGGGGCCTTGCTCGTGCCACTCATCACTGTGGTTACGGCTTTGACTCTGACAGCAAGCGTAGGACTCGCAGTTGTCCTGAG AGTGATGATGAATCAGCAGAGAACAGCAACAGAACTGAGaagaaggaggaaggaggaaaacGGGACAGAAAACATGACGTGA
- the LOC116310967 gene encoding izumo sperm-egg fusion protein 1 isoform X5, with the protein MEGFMLTILNVTFRLFYFPYQIVGASVVRGNNSNIKFAEVKRFIQLVVNVTVFDLVTTTTGVHCLTSRTDHRGKLSCRGEMLLMLVSLLCCVTAARACLQCDRSIRMMHEDFILSAPTLQDQLNLQSIRDQAYVTYIETSQERKGLIGLLIRRVMDCVSCRYKVYICPSPTGQQDCGEYPVQAEEGGQALLNCFLPWHRLLLGRPEYHYSWAPGASDIDKMNESDFSVLIVTEDSSIVLNQLRLDEEGTYRCSLQAQNGTIFYQATFPLTVIPSPHQTHWPLVTLPSLPHGDSYSPFQPTGALLVPLITVVTALTLTASVGLAVVLRVMMNQQRTATELRRRRKEENGTENMT; encoded by the exons ATGGAGGGATTCATGTTGACTATCCTTAACGTTACTtttagattattttattttccttacCAAATCGTTGGTGCTAGCGTTGTCCGTGGAAACAATTCAAATATCAAGTTCGCAGAGGTCAAACGTTTCATTCAACTTgtagtgaat GTTACCGTCTTCGACCTTGTGACAACAACAACTGGAGTGCATTGCCTAACTTCCCGAACAGACCACAGAG GAAAACTCAGCTGCAGAGGGGAGATGCTGTTGATGCTGGTGTCCCTGCTCTGCTGTGTCACTGCAGCCAGGGCCTGTCTGCAGTGCGACCGCAGCATCCGAATGATGCACGAGGACTTCATCTTGTCTGCTCCCACTCTGCAAGACCAGCTCAACTTGCAAAGTATTCGTGACCAAGCCTATGTGACCTACATAGAGACCAGTCAGGAACGAAAGGGGCTCATTG GGCTTCTAATTAGAAGAGTAATGGATTGCGTCTCTTGCCGCTACAAAGTATACATCTGTCCCTCTCCGACTGGCCAACAGGACTGTGGTg AGTATCCTGTGCAGGCTGAGGAAGGAGGCCAGGCTTTGTTGAATTGTTTTCTTCCATGGCACCGTCTTCTATTGGGTAGACCAGAGTACCACTACTCCTGGGCGCCAGGAGCATCAGATATTGATAAG ATGAATGAAAGTGACTTCAGTGTCTTGATAGTGACAGAAGACTCGTCTATTGTCTTGAATCAACTGCGTTTGGATGAAGAAGGAACATACCGCTGCTCCCTGCAAGCCCAAAATGGAACCATCTTCTATCAAGCCACTTTCCCACTCACTG TCATACCGTCTCCTCACCAGACTCACTGGCCTTTAGTCACTCTGCCCTCCCTGCCTCATGGAGACAGCTACTCACCTTTTCAGCCTACGGGGGCCTTGCTCGTGCCACTCATCACTGTGGTTACGGCTTTGACTCTGACAGCAAGCGTAGGACTCGCAGTTGTCCTGAG AGTGATGATGAATCAGCAGAGAACAGCAACAGAACTGAGaagaaggaggaaggaggaaaacGGGACAGAAAACATGACGTGA
- the LOC116310967 gene encoding izumo sperm-egg fusion protein 1 isoform X3: MEGFMLTILNVTFRLFYFPYQIVGASVVRGNNSNIKFAEVKRFIQLVVNVTVFDLVTTTTGVHCLTSRTDHRGKLSCRGEMLLMLVSLLCCVTAARACLQCDRSIRMMHEDFILSAPTLQDQLNLQSIRDQAYVTYIETSQERKGLIGSVTFEAIQIMEKGRKILEKHLDAFIPSELCPNICGLLIRRVMDCVSCRYKVYICPSPTGQQDCGEYPVQAEEGGQALLNCFLPWHRLLLGRPEYHYSWAPGASDIDKMNESDFSVLIVTEDSSIVLNQLRLDEEGTYRCSLQAQNGTIFYQATFPLTVIPSPHQTHWPLVTLPSLPHGDSYSPFQPTGALLVPLITVVTALTLTASVGLAVVLRVMMNQQRTATELRRRRKEENGTENMT; encoded by the exons ATGGAGGGATTCATGTTGACTATCCTTAACGTTACTtttagattattttattttccttacCAAATCGTTGGTGCTAGCGTTGTCCGTGGAAACAATTCAAATATCAAGTTCGCAGAGGTCAAACGTTTCATTCAACTTgtagtgaat GTTACCGTCTTCGACCTTGTGACAACAACAACTGGAGTGCATTGCCTAACTTCCCGAACAGACCACAGAG GAAAACTCAGCTGCAGAGGGGAGATGCTGTTGATGCTGGTGTCCCTGCTCTGCTGTGTCACTGCAGCCAGGGCCTGTCTGCAGTGCGACCGCAGCATCCGAATGATGCACGAGGACTTCATCTTGTCTGCTCCCACTCTGCAAGACCAGCTCAACTTGCAAAGTATTCGTGACCAAGCCTATGTGACCTACATAGAGACCAGTCAGGAACGAAAGGGGCTCATTG GATCTGTAACATTTGAAGCTATTCAGATCATGGAGAAAGGCAGGAAGATTTTAGAGAAACATCTGGATGCCTTCATCCCCAGTG aATTATGCCCCAACATATGTG GGCTTCTAATTAGAAGAGTAATGGATTGCGTCTCTTGCCGCTACAAAGTATACATCTGTCCCTCTCCGACTGGCCAACAGGACTGTGGTg AGTATCCTGTGCAGGCTGAGGAAGGAGGCCAGGCTTTGTTGAATTGTTTTCTTCCATGGCACCGTCTTCTATTGGGTAGACCAGAGTACCACTACTCCTGGGCGCCAGGAGCATCAGATATTGATAAG ATGAATGAAAGTGACTTCAGTGTCTTGATAGTGACAGAAGACTCGTCTATTGTCTTGAATCAACTGCGTTTGGATGAAGAAGGAACATACCGCTGCTCCCTGCAAGCCCAAAATGGAACCATCTTCTATCAAGCCACTTTCCCACTCACTG TCATACCGTCTCCTCACCAGACTCACTGGCCTTTAGTCACTCTGCCCTCCCTGCCTCATGGAGACAGCTACTCACCTTTTCAGCCTACGGGGGCCTTGCTCGTGCCACTCATCACTGTGGTTACGGCTTTGACTCTGACAGCAAGCGTAGGACTCGCAGTTGTCCTGAG AGTGATGATGAATCAGCAGAGAACAGCAACAGAACTGAGaagaaggaggaaggaggaaaacGGGACAGAAAACATGACGTGA
- the LOC116310967 gene encoding izumo sperm-egg fusion protein 1 isoform X6 yields MLLMLVSLLCCVTAARACLQCDRSIRMMHEDFILSAPTLQDQLNLQSIRDQAYVTYIETSQERKGLIDPTTLYRAKTEYQSEFDRFLKTKLTGSVTFEAIQIMEKGRKILEKHLDAFIPSELCPNICGLLIRRVMDCVSCRYKVYICPSPTGQQDCGEYPVQAEEGGQALLNCFLPWHRLLLGRPEYHYSWAPGASDIDKMNESDFSVLIVTEDSSIVLNQLRLDEEGTYRCSLQAQNGTIFYQATFPLTVIPSPHQTHWPLVTLPSLPHGDSYSPFQPTGALLVPLITVVTALTLTASVGLAVVLRVMMNQQRTATELRRRRKEENGTENMT; encoded by the exons ATGCTGTTGATGCTGGTGTCCCTGCTCTGCTGTGTCACTGCAGCCAGGGCCTGTCTGCAGTGCGACCGCAGCATCCGAATGATGCACGAGGACTTCATCTTGTCTGCTCCCACTCTGCAAGACCAGCTCAACTTGCAAAGTATTCGTGACCAAGCCTATGTGACCTACATAGAGACCAGTCAGGAACGAAAGGGGCTCATTG ATCCCACTACTCTATACAGAGCTAAAACTGAATACCAGAGTGAATTTGATCGCTTCTTGAAAACCAAGCTCACTG GATCTGTAACATTTGAAGCTATTCAGATCATGGAGAAAGGCAGGAAGATTTTAGAGAAACATCTGGATGCCTTCATCCCCAGTG aATTATGCCCCAACATATGTG GGCTTCTAATTAGAAGAGTAATGGATTGCGTCTCTTGCCGCTACAAAGTATACATCTGTCCCTCTCCGACTGGCCAACAGGACTGTGGTg AGTATCCTGTGCAGGCTGAGGAAGGAGGCCAGGCTTTGTTGAATTGTTTTCTTCCATGGCACCGTCTTCTATTGGGTAGACCAGAGTACCACTACTCCTGGGCGCCAGGAGCATCAGATATTGATAAG ATGAATGAAAGTGACTTCAGTGTCTTGATAGTGACAGAAGACTCGTCTATTGTCTTGAATCAACTGCGTTTGGATGAAGAAGGAACATACCGCTGCTCCCTGCAAGCCCAAAATGGAACCATCTTCTATCAAGCCACTTTCCCACTCACTG TCATACCGTCTCCTCACCAGACTCACTGGCCTTTAGTCACTCTGCCCTCCCTGCCTCATGGAGACAGCTACTCACCTTTTCAGCCTACGGGGGCCTTGCTCGTGCCACTCATCACTGTGGTTACGGCTTTGACTCTGACAGCAAGCGTAGGACTCGCAGTTGTCCTGAG AGTGATGATGAATCAGCAGAGAACAGCAACAGAACTGAGaagaaggaggaaggaggaaaacGGGACAGAAAACATGACGTGA
- the LOC116310967 gene encoding izumo sperm-egg fusion protein 1 isoform X2: MEGFMLTILNVTFRLFYFPYQIVGASVVRGNNSNIKFAEVTVFDLVTTTTGVHCLTSRTDHRGKLSCRGEMLLMLVSLLCCVTAARACLQCDRSIRMMHEDFILSAPTLQDQLNLQSIRDQAYVTYIETSQERKGLIDPTTLYRAKTEYQSEFDRFLKTKLTGSVTFEAIQIMEKGRKILEKHLDAFIPSELCPNICGLLIRRVMDCVSCRYKVYICPSPTGQQDCGEYPVQAEEGGQALLNCFLPWHRLLLGRPEYHYSWAPGASDIDKMNESDFSVLIVTEDSSIVLNQLRLDEEGTYRCSLQAQNGTIFYQATFPLTVIPSPHQTHWPLVTLPSLPHGDSYSPFQPTGALLVPLITVVTALTLTASVGLAVVLRVMMNQQRTATELRRRRKEENGTENMT, translated from the exons ATGGAGGGATTCATGTTGACTATCCTTAACGTTACTtttagattattttattttccttacCAAATCGTTGGTGCTAGCGTTGTCCGTGGAAACAATTCAAATATCAAGTTCGCAGAG GTTACCGTCTTCGACCTTGTGACAACAACAACTGGAGTGCATTGCCTAACTTCCCGAACAGACCACAGAG GAAAACTCAGCTGCAGAGGGGAGATGCTGTTGATGCTGGTGTCCCTGCTCTGCTGTGTCACTGCAGCCAGGGCCTGTCTGCAGTGCGACCGCAGCATCCGAATGATGCACGAGGACTTCATCTTGTCTGCTCCCACTCTGCAAGACCAGCTCAACTTGCAAAGTATTCGTGACCAAGCCTATGTGACCTACATAGAGACCAGTCAGGAACGAAAGGGGCTCATTG ATCCCACTACTCTATACAGAGCTAAAACTGAATACCAGAGTGAATTTGATCGCTTCTTGAAAACCAAGCTCACTG GATCTGTAACATTTGAAGCTATTCAGATCATGGAGAAAGGCAGGAAGATTTTAGAGAAACATCTGGATGCCTTCATCCCCAGTG aATTATGCCCCAACATATGTG GGCTTCTAATTAGAAGAGTAATGGATTGCGTCTCTTGCCGCTACAAAGTATACATCTGTCCCTCTCCGACTGGCCAACAGGACTGTGGTg AGTATCCTGTGCAGGCTGAGGAAGGAGGCCAGGCTTTGTTGAATTGTTTTCTTCCATGGCACCGTCTTCTATTGGGTAGACCAGAGTACCACTACTCCTGGGCGCCAGGAGCATCAGATATTGATAAG ATGAATGAAAGTGACTTCAGTGTCTTGATAGTGACAGAAGACTCGTCTATTGTCTTGAATCAACTGCGTTTGGATGAAGAAGGAACATACCGCTGCTCCCTGCAAGCCCAAAATGGAACCATCTTCTATCAAGCCACTTTCCCACTCACTG TCATACCGTCTCCTCACCAGACTCACTGGCCTTTAGTCACTCTGCCCTCCCTGCCTCATGGAGACAGCTACTCACCTTTTCAGCCTACGGGGGCCTTGCTCGTGCCACTCATCACTGTGGTTACGGCTTTGACTCTGACAGCAAGCGTAGGACTCGCAGTTGTCCTGAG AGTGATGATGAATCAGCAGAGAACAGCAACAGAACTGAGaagaaggaggaaggaggaaaacGGGACAGAAAACATGACGTGA
- the LOC116310967 gene encoding izumo sperm-egg fusion protein 1 isoform X1, whose amino-acid sequence MEGFMLTILNVTFRLFYFPYQIVGASVVRGNNSNIKFAEVKRFIQLVVNVTVFDLVTTTTGVHCLTSRTDHRGKLSCRGEMLLMLVSLLCCVTAARACLQCDRSIRMMHEDFILSAPTLQDQLNLQSIRDQAYVTYIETSQERKGLIDPTTLYRAKTEYQSEFDRFLKTKLTGSVTFEAIQIMEKGRKILEKHLDAFIPSELCPNICGLLIRRVMDCVSCRYKVYICPSPTGQQDCGEYPVQAEEGGQALLNCFLPWHRLLLGRPEYHYSWAPGASDIDKMNESDFSVLIVTEDSSIVLNQLRLDEEGTYRCSLQAQNGTIFYQATFPLTVIPSPHQTHWPLVTLPSLPHGDSYSPFQPTGALLVPLITVVTALTLTASVGLAVVLRVMMNQQRTATELRRRRKEENGTENMT is encoded by the exons ATGGAGGGATTCATGTTGACTATCCTTAACGTTACTtttagattattttattttccttacCAAATCGTTGGTGCTAGCGTTGTCCGTGGAAACAATTCAAATATCAAGTTCGCAGAGGTCAAACGTTTCATTCAACTTgtagtgaat GTTACCGTCTTCGACCTTGTGACAACAACAACTGGAGTGCATTGCCTAACTTCCCGAACAGACCACAGAG GAAAACTCAGCTGCAGAGGGGAGATGCTGTTGATGCTGGTGTCCCTGCTCTGCTGTGTCACTGCAGCCAGGGCCTGTCTGCAGTGCGACCGCAGCATCCGAATGATGCACGAGGACTTCATCTTGTCTGCTCCCACTCTGCAAGACCAGCTCAACTTGCAAAGTATTCGTGACCAAGCCTATGTGACCTACATAGAGACCAGTCAGGAACGAAAGGGGCTCATTG ATCCCACTACTCTATACAGAGCTAAAACTGAATACCAGAGTGAATTTGATCGCTTCTTGAAAACCAAGCTCACTG GATCTGTAACATTTGAAGCTATTCAGATCATGGAGAAAGGCAGGAAGATTTTAGAGAAACATCTGGATGCCTTCATCCCCAGTG aATTATGCCCCAACATATGTG GGCTTCTAATTAGAAGAGTAATGGATTGCGTCTCTTGCCGCTACAAAGTATACATCTGTCCCTCTCCGACTGGCCAACAGGACTGTGGTg AGTATCCTGTGCAGGCTGAGGAAGGAGGCCAGGCTTTGTTGAATTGTTTTCTTCCATGGCACCGTCTTCTATTGGGTAGACCAGAGTACCACTACTCCTGGGCGCCAGGAGCATCAGATATTGATAAG ATGAATGAAAGTGACTTCAGTGTCTTGATAGTGACAGAAGACTCGTCTATTGTCTTGAATCAACTGCGTTTGGATGAAGAAGGAACATACCGCTGCTCCCTGCAAGCCCAAAATGGAACCATCTTCTATCAAGCCACTTTCCCACTCACTG TCATACCGTCTCCTCACCAGACTCACTGGCCTTTAGTCACTCTGCCCTCCCTGCCTCATGGAGACAGCTACTCACCTTTTCAGCCTACGGGGGCCTTGCTCGTGCCACTCATCACTGTGGTTACGGCTTTGACTCTGACAGCAAGCGTAGGACTCGCAGTTGTCCTGAG AGTGATGATGAATCAGCAGAGAACAGCAACAGAACTGAGaagaaggaggaaggaggaaaacGGGACAGAAAACATGACGTGA